A genomic region of Fodinisporobacter ferrooxydans contains the following coding sequences:
- a CDS encoding GlcG/HbpS family heme-binding protein, translating to MKQILKLELNEAKIMIEAAKKKSADIQVNETIAIVDDGGHLIALERMDGARITGPEIAIAKAFTAAGHKRSTHLFNTEPKGPALPGNEAYGIQLMFPGKFAIFVGGFPVVVDGEVIGGIGISGGNGEQDTAVGTAALAALKEALAPAGYTVMAEADLKF from the coding sequence ATGAAACAAATCCTTAAACTGGAATTAAACGAAGCAAAAATCATGATTGAAGCAGCCAAGAAAAAATCGGCAGACATCCAAGTCAATGAAACGATTGCGATTGTGGATGACGGCGGACATTTGATTGCATTGGAACGGATGGATGGGGCGCGAATCACCGGTCCGGAAATTGCGATTGCCAAAGCTTTTACGGCAGCCGGGCACAAACGTTCCACACATTTGTTCAATACGGAACCCAAAGGGCCGGCATTGCCGGGAAATGAAGCATACGGGATTCAACTGATGTTTCCAGGCAAATTTGCGATTTTCGTCGGTGGATTTCCGGTAGTGGTCGATGGGGAAGTGATTGGCGGCATAGGAATCAGCGGCGGAAACGGCGAGCAGGATACGGCTGTAGGAACGGCTGCATTGGCAGCTCTGAAAGAAGCTCTGGCACCGGCAGGTTATACGGTCATGGCGGAAGCGGATTTAAAATTTTGA
- a CDS encoding ABC transporter ATP-binding protein, which produces MSLPMENLNRIEILQPKVNKIVLQGIGKQFKVKKNIVTAVEHVDLAIAEGEFVCIVGPSGCGKTTLLRILAQLEQPSTGSMNMIHHNVNKPLNSMVFQEHAVFPWMTVKKNIAYGLNMRKVPKRQVEETVNHFLAKTGLTKFANSYPHQLSGGMKQRVSVARAFANDPEILLMDEPFAALDEQNRIILQQELVRIWEESRKTVAFITHSIDEAIFLADRIVVMTAHPGTIKCSFKIDLPRPRRIEEVRNSPRFQELFNEIWGMLKQEVEKTKRSEGL; this is translated from the coding sequence ATGAGTTTGCCGATGGAAAACCTGAATAGAATCGAGATACTGCAGCCCAAAGTCAACAAGATCGTTCTGCAAGGCATTGGAAAGCAATTCAAGGTGAAAAAAAATATCGTTACGGCCGTGGAACATGTGGATCTTGCGATAGCAGAAGGAGAGTTTGTATGTATCGTAGGGCCAAGCGGGTGTGGAAAAACAACACTTCTTCGCATTCTGGCACAACTGGAGCAGCCCTCCACAGGCAGCATGAACATGATTCATCACAATGTAAATAAACCGCTGAACTCGATGGTATTTCAGGAGCACGCCGTATTTCCATGGATGACTGTAAAGAAAAATATTGCGTACGGTCTCAATATGCGCAAGGTACCCAAAAGACAAGTAGAAGAAACTGTGAATCATTTTCTTGCCAAAACAGGCCTCACAAAATTCGCGAATTCCTATCCGCACCAATTGTCCGGGGGAATGAAACAGCGGGTCAGCGTCGCACGGGCGTTTGCCAACGATCCGGAGATTCTTCTCATGGATGAGCCATTTGCAGCGCTTGACGAACAAAACCGTATCATCCTTCAGCAAGAACTTGTACGTATTTGGGAAGAAAGCCGAAAAACAGTTGCCTTCATTACACATAGTATCGATGAAGCGATTTTTCTGGCCGATCGGATCGTGGTGATGACCGCACATCCGGGAACGATCAAATGCTCATTCAAGATTGATTTGCCCAGGCCCCGGCGCATCGAGGAAGTTCGAAACAGTCCCCGTTTCCAGGAGTTATTCAACGAAATATGGGGGATGCTCAAGCAAGAGGTGGAAAAGACAAAACGCAGCGAGGGGCTATAG
- a CDS encoding GntR family transcriptional regulator, with the protein MNDQNQWDKDELSPIRDKVYQYIKQAIIDGELKAGERIVERDLSEKLNISRTPIREALFRLESQGFVKTLPRKGVIVSQMSPGEIIEIFTILSVLEGLAVKLAAQRINEGHGSRLDLLISEINQVVSGDNQAEDNEQFHIYIIDTIIKEAGSPKLYEMISSLYDYIRAFANVSHELPGRRQQVLKEHLEIAKAVRNGEIELAESLMKVHIENSKKSYLETYK; encoded by the coding sequence ATGAATGATCAAAACCAATGGGACAAAGACGAATTAAGTCCCATCCGGGATAAGGTTTACCAATATATCAAACAGGCGATCATCGATGGCGAATTAAAAGCCGGAGAGCGGATAGTGGAGCGGGATTTGTCCGAAAAATTGAATATCAGCCGCACACCGATTCGCGAAGCGTTGTTTCGTCTCGAGTCACAAGGATTTGTTAAAACACTTCCCAGAAAAGGTGTAATCGTTTCCCAAATGTCCCCGGGTGAAATCATCGAGATTTTTACAATCCTGTCTGTTTTAGAGGGATTGGCTGTTAAATTAGCTGCACAAAGAATCAATGAGGGGCATGGATCTCGATTAGATTTGTTGATTTCGGAGATCAATCAAGTAGTATCCGGCGATAATCAGGCAGAAGACAACGAACAGTTTCATATTTACATCATTGACACGATTATCAAAGAGGCCGGCAGCCCTAAGTTGTATGAAATGATCAGCAGTTTATATGATTATATCCGAGCGTTTGCGAATGTCAGCCATGAATTGCCCGGGAGAAGACAACAGGTGCTTAAGGAACATCTCGAAATTGCCAAGGCTGTAAGAAATGGCGAAATCGAACTGGCGGAAAGCCTGATGAAGGTTCATATCGAAAATTCAAAAAAGTCATATTTGGAGACATATAAATAA
- a CDS encoding aldehyde dehydrogenase family protein, which translates to MIGVQVTAYKNYIDGQWVDSSDGNVFHSMNPADREDIVGCFQASTAEDAIRAIRAAEKTFPAWAKTSPSKRAAILNQAADILESRCEEIAHELTREEGKVLSASRLEVKRSAATLRYYAVEGLSFSGETFANDDPASMVFTVREPLGVIAVITPWNFPLSIPARKIAPALMTGNTVVFKPASETPLMGLRLTEALADAGIPAGVFNFITGSAAKVGTPLVTDAAIRGITFTGSTQAGEAIHRQVSLTTRMQMELGGKNPILVMEDADLDKAVELTIKGGFELTGQACTGTSRVIVMRNVHDEFVAKLVDQTSRLKIGNGFAEGVQVGPLANQSQLDTVLEYVAIGREEGANLVYGGDRLTENEYGKGYYVKPAIFTGVASHMRIAQEEIFGPVIAVIAVDSFNDALQVANGVAYGLSASIVTKDLEKAQTFVKEIQSGTVKVNRTTTGNLMHAPFGGLKKSSTSTFRESGRVGLEFFTQTKTVYFGY; encoded by the coding sequence GTGATCGGAGTTCAAGTGACGGCGTACAAGAATTATATCGATGGGCAGTGGGTTGATTCTTCTGATGGGAACGTATTTCACAGCATGAATCCTGCTGATCGGGAAGATATTGTCGGGTGTTTTCAGGCGTCTACGGCAGAAGACGCGATTCGTGCCATCCGTGCTGCCGAGAAAACGTTTCCGGCCTGGGCAAAGACGTCTCCATCGAAACGTGCCGCTATTCTGAACCAAGCGGCAGATATTTTGGAAAGCCGATGCGAAGAAATTGCTCATGAGTTGACGAGGGAAGAAGGAAAAGTACTGTCGGCCAGCCGCCTGGAAGTGAAACGTTCCGCCGCGACGTTGCGGTATTATGCGGTAGAAGGTTTGAGCTTTAGCGGCGAAACATTTGCAAACGACGATCCTGCCTCTATGGTGTTCACAGTTCGGGAACCTTTAGGTGTGATAGCGGTGATCACCCCTTGGAATTTTCCTCTCTCCATACCGGCCAGAAAGATCGCTCCGGCACTGATGACAGGCAACACCGTCGTATTTAAACCGGCCTCGGAAACGCCGCTAATGGGATTGCGATTGACCGAAGCGCTTGCGGATGCCGGCATTCCGGCAGGTGTATTCAATTTTATTACCGGGTCTGCGGCAAAAGTCGGAACCCCGCTCGTTACAGATGCTGCCATCCGCGGAATTACATTTACCGGGTCTACGCAAGCGGGTGAAGCGATTCATCGGCAGGTTTCCCTTACGACAAGAATGCAAATGGAACTTGGGGGAAAAAATCCGATTCTTGTCATGGAGGATGCAGATTTGGACAAAGCGGTTGAATTGACGATCAAAGGCGGTTTCGAACTCACCGGGCAAGCGTGTACGGGAACCAGTCGTGTCATTGTCATGAGAAACGTCCATGATGAATTTGTTGCAAAGCTGGTTGATCAAACAAGCCGTCTGAAGATCGGGAACGGTTTTGCTGAAGGAGTTCAGGTGGGGCCCTTGGCTAACCAAAGTCAGTTGGATACGGTTCTGGAATATGTGGCGATTGGCCGGGAAGAAGGGGCAAATTTGGTCTATGGCGGTGATCGCCTAACCGAAAATGAATATGGCAAAGGATATTATGTCAAACCAGCCATCTTTACAGGCGTTGCTTCACATATGCGAATCGCCCAGGAAGAAATATTTGGCCCTGTCATTGCTGTGATTGCGGTTGACAGTTTCAACGACGCATTGCAAGTCGCCAATGGTGTGGCATATGGATTGTCTGCGTCGATCGTGACAAAGGATTTGGAAAAAGCGCAAACCTTTGTCAAGGAGATTCAATCCGGAACGGTGAAGGTCAATCGCACAACGACCGGAAATCTCATGCATGCGCCATTTGGCGGGTTGAAAAAGTCAAGCACATCAACATTTCGAGAGTCCGGGCGTGTGGGATTGGAATTTTTCACACAAACAAAAACGGTTTATTTTGGATATTGA
- a CDS encoding ABC transporter permease — MSTLQVTKVVTVNGTQIENLKLGLNPVQRRRLLAVGSPILLLLIWQILGILHWINVKDFPTPTTIVSTMISHLASGVLVEDIKTSLYRIALGFVFGAVPGVVLGLSVGLFPFMRALIEPIVYTTYPIPKLAIMPLLMIIFGLGETEKIVLIALGVVYPVLINTAAGVLELDSRYLDVAKNFGASKLEYYRTVAIPGSIPMIFTGLKIGVAEALLLIVAAEMVGAQSGIGYRIWMSYEVYDMSTMFVSFVLMSALGYIFSILVDEIEMLVVPWKRK, encoded by the coding sequence ATGTCAACACTTCAAGTCACAAAGGTTGTTACCGTGAACGGTACACAGATCGAAAACCTGAAACTCGGATTAAACCCCGTCCAGCGCAGACGTCTTCTTGCTGTCGGATCGCCAATTTTGCTCCTCCTCATCTGGCAGATCCTTGGCATTCTTCATTGGATCAATGTAAAAGACTTTCCGACGCCAACCACCATTGTATCAACAATGATCAGTCATCTTGCTTCAGGAGTCCTCGTCGAAGATATCAAAACCAGTTTATACCGGATTGCATTAGGATTTGTATTCGGTGCGGTTCCCGGCGTGGTCCTTGGGCTCAGCGTGGGGTTGTTTCCATTCATGCGCGCTTTGATTGAGCCCATAGTCTACACCACATACCCCATTCCAAAACTGGCTATCATGCCTCTTTTAATGATTATTTTTGGACTTGGTGAAACGGAAAAGATCGTGCTTATCGCTCTTGGCGTCGTTTATCCTGTGCTCATAAACACAGCTGCGGGTGTTTTGGAACTGGATTCACGTTATCTGGATGTGGCGAAAAATTTCGGCGCATCAAAACTGGAGTATTACCGTACAGTGGCGATCCCCGGATCCATTCCCATGATTTTTACCGGTCTTAAAATCGGAGTCGCCGAAGCGCTGCTTCTGATCGTTGCAGCGGAGATGGTCGGTGCACAGTCTGGGATCGGATATCGCATTTGGATGTCGTATGAAGTGTACGACATGTCTACGATGTTCGTATCCTTCGTCCTCATGTCTGCACTCGGCTACATATTCAGCATACTCGTCGATGAGATAGAAATGCTGGTCGTTCCTTGGAAGAGAAAATGA
- a CDS encoding TenA family transcriptional regulator translates to MAELLSRDEFRNQLEEAIKGKHSAVAPFSLAWANGQLKREHFARWAENHYHYVGPFADYLAYIYANIPDANTDAKDFILQNMYEEEIAETRHTDLLIRFAEACGTTGERVTDPANMCPTTLGLQSWCYAIAFREHFVVATAALIVGLESQVPDIYRKQLPPLKETYRFTDEEVEFFDLHIVSDEIHGERGFQIVLDYANTPELQQRCLEVVRTGAKMRWMYMDGLYRTYVQPDLESINA, encoded by the coding sequence ATGGCAGAATTATTATCCCGTGATGAATTTCGTAACCAGTTGGAAGAAGCGATCAAAGGCAAGCACAGTGCAGTAGCTCCATTTAGCCTTGCTTGGGCAAACGGACAATTAAAACGCGAACATTTTGCTCGTTGGGCAGAAAATCATTACCACTATGTAGGTCCATTTGCAGATTATCTCGCTTACATTTATGCGAATATACCAGATGCTAACACAGATGCCAAAGACTTTATCCTGCAAAATATGTATGAAGAAGAAATTGCCGAAACCCGTCACACCGATTTGTTGATTCGATTCGCAGAAGCATGCGGGACAACAGGTGAGCGGGTAACAGATCCTGCCAACATGTGTCCGACAACGTTAGGTCTGCAAAGTTGGTGCTATGCTATAGCGTTTCGTGAACACTTTGTGGTTGCGACTGCCGCATTGATTGTCGGCCTTGAATCACAGGTGCCGGATATTTATCGCAAACAATTGCCGCCGCTCAAAGAAACCTATCGTTTCACAGATGAGGAAGTGGAATTCTTCGATCTTCATATCGTGTCTGACGAGATCCACGGAGAGCGCGGATTCCAAATTGTACTCGATTATGCCAATACTCCTGAACTGCAACAACGTTGTCTGGAAGTTGTTCGTACTGGCGCCAAAATGAGATGGATGTATATGGACGGTCTATACCGTACGTACGTGCAGCCAGATTTGGAAAGTATTAACGCCTGA
- a CDS encoding aspartate dehydrogenase: protein MLTVGIIGYGSIGRDVSNYIVTDRAGNVELQAILVRDRKQIASHLPAPLFEDQADRFFARGFDIVVEAAGHNAVKQFAERSLRGGSDFIAVSVGAFADRELYEKTLKIAAETGKRLIIPSASIGGLDRIAAAAVGTIEHVTLTSKKPPRAWYGTIVEQRIDLEQVTEPVCVFEGPARESALLFPESINVSAALSLAGIGFDKTSVRVFIDPTVSKNTHHISASGSFGEIQLELSNIPSANPKTGYITAMSIAKVLKNLSTPLMIGL from the coding sequence ATGCTTACAGTTGGCATCATCGGCTATGGAAGTATTGGTAGAGATGTTTCGAATTATATCGTTACGGATCGTGCAGGAAACGTTGAATTGCAGGCAATATTGGTAAGAGATAGGAAACAAATAGCCTCCCATTTGCCCGCTCCTCTTTTTGAAGATCAAGCGGATCGCTTCTTTGCTCGCGGATTCGATATCGTTGTCGAAGCGGCCGGTCATAATGCGGTAAAACAGTTTGCAGAACGTTCGCTGCGCGGCGGAAGTGATTTTATTGCAGTAAGTGTCGGAGCGTTTGCCGATCGCGAATTATATGAAAAAACCCTTAAAATTGCCGCAGAGACGGGAAAACGTTTAATTATTCCTTCCGCTTCCATCGGCGGGCTGGATCGAATTGCTGCCGCAGCCGTGGGAACGATCGAACACGTTACATTAACTTCCAAAAAACCCCCACGGGCATGGTATGGCACGATTGTTGAGCAGCGCATCGATTTGGAACAAGTCACGGAGCCTGTTTGTGTATTTGAAGGTCCTGCAAGGGAATCGGCGCTTCTTTTCCCGGAAAGCATCAACGTTTCTGCTGCCTTGAGCCTAGCCGGTATCGGTTTTGATAAAACGAGCGTACGTGTATTTATCGATCCGACTGTAAGCAAAAATACGCATCACATTTCCGCATCCGGAAGTTTTGGAGAAATTCAACTGGAATTGAGCAATATACCGTCAGCCAATCCCAAAACTGGCTATATTACGGCAATGAGCATTGCCAAGGTCTTGAAAAATCTTTCCACTCCTTTGATGATTGGGTTATAG
- a CDS encoding ABC transporter permease, with translation MSTIQASRIVTVTGTEIETVKATMTEKQRKRLMMVISPIVLLVIWELLVRIGVLNAMFFPAPSTIVQAYIKAIATGQIAIDLKSSMLRVILGFFAGAVPGVILGLSMGLFPIVRAIFEPIVATLYPIPKLALMPLIMLIFGLGEKEKVIVIMLGVIFPVVINTAAGVLNLDKRYMDVAKNFGASKFNYYCTVAIPGSLSMIFTGLRLGIGMAVLLLVAAEMHGASAGIGYRIWTSYDLFDITTMFVSFGLLALLGYIATVLVDEVEVRLIPWKQR, from the coding sequence GTGTCGACCATTCAGGCGTCAAGAATTGTTACTGTCACGGGTACCGAAATCGAAACAGTGAAAGCAACTATGACTGAAAAGCAGCGCAAACGGTTGATGATGGTCATTTCCCCCATCGTCCTTTTGGTGATCTGGGAGCTTCTCGTTCGAATCGGTGTTCTGAATGCCATGTTCTTCCCCGCCCCCAGTACCATTGTTCAAGCGTATATAAAGGCAATTGCCACGGGACAAATCGCCATCGATTTAAAATCAAGCATGTTGCGTGTCATTCTCGGTTTCTTTGCCGGAGCAGTCCCTGGTGTTATTCTCGGACTCAGCATGGGCCTTTTTCCGATTGTGCGAGCGATTTTTGAACCCATCGTCGCAACCCTTTATCCGATTCCAAAACTGGCATTGATGCCGCTGATCATGCTGATTTTCGGACTTGGGGAAAAAGAAAAGGTCATCGTCATTATGCTCGGTGTAATCTTCCCTGTTGTCATCAATACAGCCGCGGGTGTTTTGAATCTGGATAAACGATATATGGATGTTGCAAAGAACTTTGGCGCTTCCAAGTTCAATTATTACTGCACAGTGGCGATTCCCGGATCACTCAGCATGATCTTTACAGGACTTCGCCTCGGCATTGGCATGGCAGTCCTGCTGTTGGTTGCTGCCGAAATGCATGGAGCTTCTGCCGGAATCGGATATCGAATTTGGACTTCCTATGACCTTTTTGATATTACGACGATGTTTGTATCTTTCGGGTTATTGGCACTACTTGGATATATTGCGACTGTACTTGTAGATGAAGTGGAAGTGCGGCTGATTCCTTGGAAACAGCGGTGA
- a CDS encoding creatininase family protein has protein sequence MYHLSDMTWPEVKQALETVKIAIIPVGAHEQHGPHLTESCDDVLADKFSRKLGERLYPHVLVTPSISIGVSIHHIHFPGTLTFRPETLIAVIRDMVWSLKQHGIQKFLLVNSHGGNQSTLSVACTTLTHELGIEIYLAKTTASAKKAIQEHVKSTLFGHSCEREVSEAYYLAPQLIREDQLAPGDIQEGKWKLLRPGNAVQGTYFYDEMTANGCIGDATKASYDAGQAIVEEALGNIVAAVSQLLNFNEN, from the coding sequence ATGTATCATCTTTCGGACATGACTTGGCCTGAAGTAAAACAAGCGTTGGAAACAGTAAAAATTGCCATCATTCCTGTCGGGGCACATGAGCAGCATGGTCCTCATTTGACAGAAAGCTGTGATGATGTTTTGGCTGATAAGTTCTCTCGCAAACTGGGAGAACGGTTATATCCGCATGTGTTAGTAACCCCGAGTATTTCAATTGGAGTATCGATTCATCATATCCATTTTCCCGGAACGTTAACATTCCGTCCTGAAACATTGATTGCAGTGATACGCGATATGGTTTGGTCGTTAAAGCAACATGGCATTCAAAAATTCTTGCTGGTCAATTCACACGGAGGCAACCAATCGACATTGAGTGTTGCCTGTACTACGTTAACACATGAGCTTGGCATAGAAATCTATCTAGCGAAAACAACCGCTTCGGCGAAAAAAGCGATACAAGAACATGTCAAATCTACTCTGTTTGGACATAGCTGTGAGCGAGAAGTATCGGAAGCTTACTATCTGGCCCCGCAGTTGATTCGAGAAGATCAATTGGCTCCCGGAGACATTCAGGAAGGAAAGTGGAAGCTTTTGCGACCCGGCAATGCTGTACAAGGCACTTATTTTTACGATGAGATGACAGCAAATGGATGCATCGGCGATGCCACAAAAGCGAGTTACGATGCCGGGCAGGCGATTGTGGAAGAAGCATTGGGGAACATCGTTGCAGCTGTCTCCCAACTGTTGAATTTCAATGAAAACTAA
- a CDS encoding YoaK family protein, giving the protein MKELIKLSRTMSNVLLVLLTMTSGCVDAIGFLALGQVFTAAMTGNTVLFGLAVVNTHGMSVFGYAVALLGFIVGAAAGAVILRRIQDRTGWNRTITASLCVELAALVLFAGIVLAMSNIKAQGAMADVLLFLLAFAMGVQGITARRIGVNGVTTTVITSTLTGLVETLVWKFEDSRLSTSSSSHKRDPVFGKKGNATSIASIVMWIAVIVFYGIGAAICGVFVHHWYLQAIWLPIAIVCIVIATSGAYEIRSAMERKTEISM; this is encoded by the coding sequence GTGAAAGAGTTGATAAAATTGTCGAGAACGATGAGCAATGTATTGCTGGTGCTGCTGACCATGACTTCCGGTTGTGTGGACGCTATTGGTTTTCTTGCCCTCGGGCAAGTGTTTACGGCGGCAATGACCGGAAATACAGTATTGTTCGGGTTAGCGGTTGTGAATACACACGGAATGTCTGTCTTTGGGTATGCGGTGGCATTGCTGGGGTTTATCGTGGGAGCGGCGGCAGGTGCCGTAATCTTACGTCGTATTCAGGATAGAACCGGATGGAACCGGACGATAACCGCTTCCCTCTGTGTGGAATTGGCCGCACTCGTTTTGTTTGCCGGTATTGTTCTAGCCATGTCAAATATCAAGGCGCAAGGAGCCATGGCGGATGTTTTGCTTTTCCTCCTGGCTTTTGCGATGGGGGTACAAGGGATTACGGCGAGAAGAATTGGAGTGAACGGTGTCACAACTACGGTTATTACAAGTACACTGACAGGATTGGTAGAAACATTGGTATGGAAATTTGAGGATTCGCGTTTATCCACTTCTTCTTCATCTCACAAGCGCGACCCAGTATTCGGAAAAAAAGGAAATGCAACGTCCATCGCATCGATTGTCATGTGGATTGCGGTGATCGTGTTTTACGGCATTGGAGCAGCGATTTGTGGAGTCTTCGTACATCATTGGTATTTACAAGCCATTTGGCTTCCTATTGCGATTGTGTGTATTGTTATCGCAACATCCGGCGCATATGAAATACGTTCCGCAATGGAGCGAAAAACGGAAATCAGTATGTGA
- a CDS encoding THUMP domain-containing class I SAM-dependent RNA methyltransferase, which translates to MNKIELIATTPFGLESVVAREIKQLGYEEITVDIGKVTFAGDEKAICRSNLWLRTADRVLVKMGEFQATTFEELFEQTKALAWENWLPEDAAFPVEGRSVKSMLSSVPACQGIVKKAIVEKLKETYKREWFDETGPQYSIEVSIHKDVATLTIDTSGAGLHKRGYRKLSAEAPLKETLAAAIVLLSRWTPDRPLYDPFCGSGTIPIEAAMIGKNIAPGLQREFDAQFWPTIHEKLWQEAEDEAFDLANNQQELSIFGSDIDSNAIAMAQTHANIAGLKHDIRWQVQPVSNLQLDQKYGCLIGNPPYGERLGEMREIEALYRQFGSIIKTSVDPTWSVFILTSHPEFERLFGKRSDKKRKLYNGRIQCNLYQYFGPFPPRGSKNS; encoded by the coding sequence TTGAACAAAATCGAATTAATTGCTACAACACCCTTTGGATTAGAATCGGTCGTAGCAAGGGAAATCAAGCAGTTAGGGTATGAAGAGATCACGGTTGATATCGGAAAAGTTACATTTGCTGGTGACGAAAAGGCAATTTGCCGATCGAATTTGTGGTTGCGAACGGCAGATCGTGTACTGGTCAAGATGGGGGAATTTCAAGCCACAACGTTTGAAGAGCTGTTTGAACAAACGAAAGCATTAGCTTGGGAAAACTGGTTGCCGGAAGATGCCGCATTTCCTGTTGAGGGACGATCCGTAAAATCCATGTTATCGAGCGTACCTGCATGCCAGGGAATTGTTAAAAAAGCGATCGTCGAAAAATTAAAGGAAACGTATAAACGAGAATGGTTCGATGAGACCGGACCGCAATACTCCATTGAAGTTTCCATTCATAAAGATGTTGCTACACTTACGATTGATACGAGCGGTGCCGGCTTGCATAAACGCGGATATCGCAAATTATCCGCAGAAGCGCCACTCAAAGAAACACTGGCAGCGGCGATTGTTTTACTCAGTCGTTGGACGCCAGACCGCCCCTTGTATGATCCATTCTGCGGCTCCGGTACGATTCCAATTGAAGCAGCCATGATCGGAAAAAATATTGCACCCGGATTGCAAAGAGAATTCGATGCGCAATTTTGGCCGACGATTCACGAAAAACTTTGGCAAGAAGCAGAGGACGAAGCTTTTGATTTGGCCAATAACCAACAAGAATTGTCTATTTTTGGTTCCGATATCGATTCGAATGCGATTGCAATGGCTCAGACACATGCAAATATCGCAGGTTTGAAACATGATATTCGTTGGCAGGTTCAACCTGTCAGCAATCTGCAGTTGGATCAAAAATACGGCTGTTTAATCGGCAATCCTCCATATGGTGAACGTCTTGGAGAGATGCGAGAGATAGAAGCATTATATCGGCAATTCGGCAGTATTATAAAAACATCGGTGGATCCAACCTGGTCCGTATTCATTTTGACTTCTCATCCGGAATTTGAACGATTGTTTGGCAAACGCTCAGATAAAAAGCGCAAACTTTACAATGGTCGTATACAATGCAACTTATATCAGTATTTTGGCCCTTTTCCGCCTCGCGGATCTAAGAATTCTTAG
- a CDS encoding 2Fe-2S iron-sulfur cluster-binding protein: protein MPKVRLHRNGQIYEQEVPENSNLVVLAGTKKFPQIRYGCGMGRCTRCVSRVLAGGEHLPEPNWKEVKRLGEEKLKNGYRLTCQLWITHDIELLQEN, encoded by the coding sequence ATGCCCAAAGTCAGGTTGCACCGAAACGGACAAATCTATGAACAAGAGGTGCCTGAGAATAGTAATTTGGTAGTTTTGGCAGGAACCAAGAAGTTTCCTCAGATTCGGTATGGATGCGGGATGGGGAGATGCACCCGCTGTGTTTCGCGCGTTCTGGCTGGCGGAGAACATTTGCCTGAGCCGAACTGGAAAGAAGTAAAACGATTAGGCGAAGAAAAACTGAAAAATGGCTATCGTTTAACATGCCAATTATGGATTACGCATGATATTGAACTTTTGCAGGAAAACTGA
- a CDS encoding 2Fe-2S iron-sulfur cluster-binding protein: MARIHFSCSNRSIEIEDGKETNILRTSIRYEGGIPYRCGGGLCGTCKIYIEEGAENLSAIKKAEIARLGEDVYNGYRLACQTFAKGDVEVSWDSNITVKYSQKLKEYWERKAE, from the coding sequence ATGGCAAGGATTCATTTTTCCTGTTCGAACCGATCGATTGAGATTGAGGATGGGAAAGAAACCAATATCCTGCGGACATCCATTCGTTATGAAGGTGGGATCCCCTACCGGTGTGGCGGGGGTTTATGTGGAACTTGCAAAATTTATATCGAAGAAGGAGCAGAAAATCTTTCTGCGATTAAAAAAGCGGAAATCGCCCGATTGGGTGAGGATGTATATAACGGATATCGCTTGGCATGCCAGACGTTCGCAAAAGGGGATGTGGAAGTTTCCTGGGATTCCAATATTACAGTGAAATACTCGCAAAAACTGAAAGAGTATTGGGAAAGAAAAGCCGAATGA